One stretch of Zootoca vivipara chromosome 8, rZooViv1.1, whole genome shotgun sequence DNA includes these proteins:
- the CD83 gene encoding CD83 antigen, translated as MFFNRTEPLKQNHKSVTYLLPCISLGLVYMYILVGWRHINPSYAVVLQTGEIGEEWTDLQYNTEYEYSRDLNTSSEVSNSTWHYLKIKNTTSLSSGTYACIIRSPVKNANQTSTVTLKVTDCPEDAKLQKYRTELVMLCSLGFFYLLLIFFACICLKKDGSSGYQKAREKHIDNSRYLVSTC; from the exons ATGTTCTTCAACAGAACTGAGCCTTTAAAGCAGAACCATAAAAGTGTGACGTACCTTCTACCCTGTATTTCCTTAGGACTGGTGTATATGTACATTCTGGTTGGTTGGCGGCATATTAACCCCTCATATGCTGTTGTTTTGCAGACTGGTGAAATTGGTGAAGAATGGACAGATCTGCAATATAATACAGAATATGAATATTCAAGAGATCTTAACACCTCCTCAGAGGTCTCTAATAGCACCTGGCATTATCTGAAGATTAAAAATACTACAAGTCTTAGCAGTGGGACATATGCATGCATCATAAGGTCACCAGTTAAAAATGCTAACCAAACTAGTACAGTTACATTAAAAGTAACAG ACTGTCCTGAAGATGCAAaattacaaaaatacagaacaGAACTTGTGATGCTGTGCTCTCTTGGATTTTTCTACTTGCTACTCATCTTCTTTGCTTGT ATATGCCTAAAGAAGGATGGATCTTCAGGTTATCAAAAGGCCAGAGAAAAACACATAGACAACAGTCGTTACCTCGTCAGTACCTGTTGA